A genomic segment from Aspergillus puulaauensis MK2 DNA, chromosome 1, nearly complete sequence encodes:
- a CDS encoding tetratricopeptide repeat protein (COG:S;~EggNog:ENOG410Q2PF;~InterPro:IPR011990;~PFAM:PF13374,PF13424;~go_function: GO:0005515 - protein binding [Evidence IEA]) — MDPDTEFTNFPTVSVDKDSKYLLQNDAKRDLENEITLNTPSRLEGKTRILRASDVLLSLAGRPTANDPRQLSPAVENFAEALRLFPPFRDDDAATLGVPEVKCPDCDAAFSSATELNQHYLTRYCSGSAIAVYVMTRDRLITKGYRMEKRLIPLDCRPIRFFCNRCERSFAVDDDEPAERQRNIECLVDCTRCGTKCNVLYEPVLNDPRDDTSYRDLQKEIGSTTHSRSPSLAQKGSLPSKYSMTDFSGEQTLAKKARRLRDSWSFRKLSQSDEEEVLAISFAGLYDLERVHAPNGIYQPVPAGTGTDPGPGKMPSDASFSSTGLGDSTIIEPGKTGLCQDEGKHQASEMDSSSGGLVDSRNVDHEMPGTSKRMSFFQKIFGRKIPLGSISRSRSMNKGKKLLKRANTIRFSFVTKHPGRDSRAVERDSGGTSEEILARAPDDSHNNSSTTVQDTEYVALMRGTQNVFVHMQYISGGAIVHDVSGRQRILQVDEVARVFLQMKDELSSTAAWSRALTTRLRGEALIKQGNAQQAVVEFHEAMKVLDDTPGLDIEKQTRAAILHSMGLAYRSLDIPAEAEACYLESLGLYKRVLGRDHPNNFTVLHDLGSLCEKDGYATEAAALYERSFAGRLKTLGHNAPETLSSMQDLASLKVLLGDLESALLLLEKAVPALDTVFGIQHATTLNAMNKLSLLYTKLGLEKEARAICSRTIPHCRTVFGLSNPVTRDTVVRYLQSTENFDFSPDINDILDSYKRSRDGDCLRVIHRLGRSYMDAGLNRDAATLFEALVEDFLAVKGPEAPETFDALSALCVSREHLDAVDKAMLAYRQLVHMAKRTPEHHHSRKRVGYAEKRISELSRRRESLESEKKEWGLSEPKPCENCGSLTIVLCKVCNIARLCSETCRKQSNAWHEAQCIPSISLRESKSLAVKPKCPISARDQALSKIGHADISIKNVNVIASYTFYLDPRNFTTFRMKLNPKVNTVVLFSLDSDIQYAVLDNNPLQSQSSSPVAEQAKGSRLSLTSSKKISTQAAIATPPVPASQSDSESAEAQELNWIAPQSQDSISYTPITSTLPTSTSPLNPNLPPSIKPNQKQSKYILVRPGKEMHKCLVDKRISVRAGSEGTERDLFAATTQPNKELIEYAQGLLLTGYLGEGFMYVVEWVWR; from the exons ATGGATCCAGATACGGAGTTTACTAACTTCCCGACAGTGTCGGTGGATAA GGACAGCAAATACCTCCTCCAGAACGACGCGAAGCGAGACCTAGAGAACGAAATTACCCTCAACACACCGAGCCGGCTCGAAGGGAAGACGCGCATACTACGTGCTTCGGATGTTCTTTTATCATTAGCTGGCAGGCCCACCGCGAACG ATCCTCGACAATTATCGCCGGCTGTTGAGAACTTTGCTGAGGCTTTACGATTATTCCCTCCCTTTCGCGATGACGACGCGGCTACGCTGGGCGTACCGGAGGTGAAATGTCCTGATTGTGATGCCGCTTTTTCGTCTGC TACCGAATTGAACCAGCACTACCTGACAAGATACTGCTCCGGCTCAGCTATCGCTGTATACGTGATGACGCGCGATCG TTTAATCACAAAGGGCTATCGCATGGAGAAGCGCCTGATCCCACTCGACTGTCGGCCGATCCGGTTCTTCTGCAATAGGTGCGAGAGGTCTTTCGctgtggatgatgacgagccGGCCGAGAGGCAGCGAA ACATAGAATGTCTCGTTGACTGCACCCGTTGCGGAACAAAGTGTAACGTTCT ATACGAGCCCGTCCTCAACGACCCGCGTGACGACACAAGCTATCGAGATCTTCAGAAAGAAATCGGAAGCACGACTCACAGCAGAAGTCCCAGTCTCGCGCAAAAGGGTTCCTTGCCGTCAAAGTACTCGATGACGGACTTTAGTGGGGAACAGACTCTAGCGAAAAAAGCTAGGAGGCTACGTGATTCATGGTCTTTTAGAA AACTGTCGCAaagcgatgaagaagaggtacTCGCCATTAGCTTTGCTGGACTATATGATCTGGAGAGGG TGCATGCGCCAAATGGCATATACCAGCCGGTCCCtgcagggacagggacagaCCCTGGGCCTGGAAAGATGCCATCGGACGCGAGCTTCAGCTCGACTG GCCTCGGAGACAGTACCATAATAGAGCCCGGCAAGACGGGCCTCTGTCAGGACGAAGGCAAACACCAGGCCAGCGAGATGGACAGCTCCAGTGGCGGGCTCGTCGACAGCAGGAATGTCGATCACGAGATGCCCGGAACCTCGAAGAGAATGTCTTTTTTCCAAAAGATATTTGGGCGCAAGATTCCTCTGG GCAGCATCTCCCGCTCACGGTCCATGAACAAGGGCAAAAAGCTCCTGAAACGAGCAAACACCATCCGCTTCTCTTTCGTCACCAAGCACCCAGGACGTGACAGCCGAGCAGTTGAAAGGGACAGCGGAGGTACATCTGAGGAAATCCTCGCGCGGGCGCCCGACGACAgccacaacaacagcagcacgACGGTTCAAGACACCGAGTACGTTGCGCTGATGCGCGGGACGCAGAACGTGTTCGTGCATATGCAGTACATCTCCGGCGGCGCGATCGTGCACGATGTGTCGGGCCGTCAGCGCATACTCCAGGTTGACGAGGTGGCGCGGGTATTCCTGCAGATGAAGGATGAGCTTTCGTCGACGGCTGCATGGTCGCGGGCCTTGACTACGCGGTTGAGAGGGGAAGCGCTGATAAAGCAGGGCAATGCGCAACAGGCGGTCGTAGAGTTCCATGAGGCGATGAAGGTCCTTGATGATACGCCGGGTCTTGATATTGAGAAGCAGACGCGCGCGGCGATACTGCATTCCATGGGCCTGGCATATCGGAGTTTGGACATCCCTGCCGAGGCGGAGGCTTGTTATCTTGAGTCTTTGGGTCTGTATAAGCGGGTTCTGGGGCGTGATCATCCGAATAACTTTACTGTTCTTCATGACCTGGGAAGTCTCTGTGAGAAGGACGGATATGCCACTGAGGCAGCAGCGCTGTATGAGCGATCATTCGCCGGTCGACTAAAGACGCTCGGACACAATGCGCCAGAAACATTGAGCAGCATGCAGGATCTTGCGTCTCTCAAGGTTCTCCTCGGTGATCTCGAATCCGCGCTCTTACTCCTCGAAAAGGCCGTTCCGGCGCTGGACACCGTCTTCGGGATCCAGCACGCAACGACGCTGAACGCAATGAACAAATTGTCTCTGCTCTACACGAAACTCGGGCTCGAAAAAGAGGCCCGTGCTATATGCAGCCGCACTATCCCCCACTGCAGGACAGTCTTCGGTCTCAGCAACCCAGTCACTAGGGATACAGTCGTGCGCTATCTCCAGAGCACCGAGAACTTCGACTTCTCGCCCGACATCAACGACATTCTCGACAGCTACAAACGCTCCCGCGATGGAGACTGCCTGCGCGTAATCCACCGCCTGGGTCGGTCATACATGGATGCAGGACTTAACCGGGATGCCGCAACACTGTTCGAAGCCCTAGTTGAGGACTTCCTTGCCGTTAAGGGTCCCGAGGCACCTGAAACGTTCGATGCGCTTAGCGCGCTCTGTGTTTCCAGGGAGCATCTCGACGCTGTGGATAAGGCCATGCTTGCATATAGGCAGCTTGTGCATATGGCTAAACGGACGCCAGAGCACCATCATTCGAGGAAACGCGTCGGGTATGCGGAGAAAAGGATCTCTGAACTTAGTCGCCGGAGGGAGTCCCTGGAATCAGAGAAGAAAGAATGGGGCCTTAGCGAGCCAAAGCCGTGTGAAAATTGCGGAAGTCTTACTATCGTTTTGTGCAAAG TATGCAACATCGCCCGCCTTTGCAGCGAAACCTGCCGCAAACAAAGCAACGCCTGGCACGAAGCACAGTgcatcccctccatctctctACGCGAATCCAAATCTCTCGCTGTGAAGCCCAAATGTCCCATTTCAGCCCGCGACCAAGCACTCTCCAAAATCGGCCACGCAGATATCAGCATCAAGAACGTCAACGTCATTGCAAGCTACACGTTCTACCTGGATCCGCGCAACTTCACGACCTTCCGGATGAAACTTAACCCCAAAGTTAACACGGTCGTCTTGTTCTCACTTGATTCAGATATCCAGTATGCGGTTCTTGATAACAATCCGCTGCAATCACAATCATCTTCGCCTGTGGCGGAACAGGCAAAGGGGAGTCGACTCTCCCTCACATCGTCCAAAAAGATAAGCACACAAGCAGCAATAGCGACTCCTCCGGTCCCGGCATCACAAAGCGACTCGGAAAGTGCAGAAGCCCAAGAACTCAACTGGATAGCCCCGCAATCGCAAGACTCAATCTCCTACACCCCCATCACAAGCACACtcccaacctcaacctcgccGCTCAATCCAAACCTCCCTCCATCCATCAAACCCAAccaaaaacaaagcaaatACATCCTCGTCCGCCCTGGGAAAGAGATGCATAAGTGTCTAGTCGATAAACGGATCAGTGTTCGGGCTGGCAGTGAGGGCACCGAGCGCGATCTGTTTGCCGCGACGACGCAGCCGAATAAGGAGCTTATTGAGTATGCGCAGGGACTGCTGCTGACGGGCTATCTTGGCGAAGGGTTTATGTATGTTGTTGAGTGGGT